AGCCCGACTTCGGCGTGTCCGGCGGCTACTACAACATGGGCTCCATGCCCGCGATGTACGAATTCCGGTTCGACATCACCGTCCCGCTGCAGCGCGCGCGGCGCGCCGCCGCGGTGAAGGAACAGGCGGCCCTCCGGGATCAGGCCCGGCACGCCCTCGACGCCACCGCGCGGGGCATCGAGGCGCGCATCCAGGAGGACTACGAGATGGCGTCGACCTCATCGCGCCTCGCCCGCTTGTATCGCGACACGCTGCTGCCGCAGGTGCGGCTCGCCCTCGAATCGTCGATGGCGAGCTACCAGACGGGGGGCGTGGATTTTCTGTCGGTGCTCACGAACTTCTCCAGCGTCATCGACAACGAGATGCGGTACTTCGACGAGCTCGCGTCGTTTCACGTCGCGGCAAGCCGCCTCGAAGAGATGACGGGCGCGCCGATCGCGCACTGAGGTTTGCCATGAAACTGCTCAAAGTCTTCCTCGTCCTTGCGCTGGTGGCGGCGGCATTCGCCGGTGGCTTCCTGGCGCGCGGCGGGTCCGGCACAACGCCCCCCGGCAGGAGCGCGGCGGCGGGCGCGCGGCGGATTCTCTACTACGTGGACCCGATGCACCCGGCCTACACGTCGGACAAGCCGGGCACGGCGCCCGACTGCGGCATGGCGCTCGAGCCCGTGTACGCCGACGAGGTGGGTGCCGCCGCTCCCCCGTCCGCGGAGCGGAAGGTGCTCTTCTACCGCGACCCGAAGGTCCCGTCATACACGTCCCGCGCCCCGGGCCTCAATCCCGAAACGGGCAACACGCTCGAGCCGGTGTACGCGCCAGGCGCCGAAGCGGCGCCCCCCGGCACCGTCCACATCTCTCCGGAACGCCAGCAGCTGATCGGCGTGAAGTACGCCACGGTCACCGCGGAAGGCGGCGGGCGGACCATCCGGACCGTCGGGAAGGTCGCGTTCGACGAGAGGCGCATCGCCCACGTACATCCCCGCTTCGAAGGGTGGGTCGAAAAGGTCTACGTGGACTTCACCGGCGAGGTCGTCCGCCGCGGCCAGACGATGCTGACCGTTTACAGCCCCGAGATGCTGGCCTCGCAGCAGGAACTGCTGCTCGCGCGCAAGGCGCGCGACCTGATGAGCGCCAATCCCCTTCCGAGCGCGTCCACGCACGGCGATTCGCTGTTCGCCGCGGCGAAGCAACGGCTGCAGCTCTGGGGCCTGACCGACGCGCAGATCGAACAGGTGCTCCGCACCGGCGAGCCGATCCGCAGCATCGCGCTGCCGGCGCCGGCGGGCGGCTTCGTCACCACGCGGAATGCCTTTCCGAACCAGAAGGTGACGCCCGACAGCGACCTGTACACCATCGCGGACCTGAGCCGCGTCTGGATCGTCGCCGACCTCTTCGAGTCGGACGCCGCGTCTGTCCGCGTCGGCGAGACCGCGCGCATCCTCGTCCCCTACTCGGATGCGCCCCCGCTCTCGGCGAAGGTGAGCTACATCCAGCCCGAAGTGGATCCCGCGACGCGGACGATCAAGGTGCGCCTCGACGTCGGCAACCCCGGCACGCGCCTGAAGCCGGAGATGTTCGTCAACGCCGAGTTTACCGTCCGCGGCACGCCGCGGCTGACGGTGCCGGCCGACGCCGTGCTGGACACCGGCGAGCGCCAGACCGTGTTCATCGATCGCGGCAACGGTTACCTCGAGCCGCGGGCCGTGAAGATCGGCGAGCGGCTGGGCGATCGCATCGCGATCGACAGTGGTCTCGCCGCCGGCGAGCGCATCGTCGCCTCCGGCGCGTTCCTCGTGGACTCGGAGAGCCAGCTGCGCGCCGCGGTCAGCGCGATGGCCGCGCCGAAGGGGCACGAGCATGATTGACCGCCTCATCGAGTTCTCGGCGCGCAACCGGTTCCTCGTCTTCCTGTTCGTCGCGAGCGCCGTTGCCGCGGGGGCGTGGTCGATGAAGACGGTGCCGCTCGATGCCATCCCTGACTTGAGCGACACGCAGGTCATCATCTACTCGCGCTGGGACCGCAGCCCCGACATCGTCGAGGACCAGGTCACCTACCCGCTGGTCACGGCGATGCTCGGCGCGCCCAGGGTGAAAGACGTCCGCGGGTTCTCCGACTTCGGCTTTTCGTACGTCTACGTCATCTTCGAAGAGGGGACGGACATCTACTGGGCGCGGTCGCGCACGATGGAGTACCTGTCGGGCGTGCTCCCGCGGCTGCCGCAGGGAGTGAGGACCGAGCTCGGGCCCGACGCGTCCGGCGTCGGCTGGGTGTTCCAGTACGCGCTGGTTGACGAGACGCGTACGCACAGCCTGGACGAGCTGCGTTCGTACCAGGACTGGTATCTCCGCTATTACCTCAAGTCCGTGCCCGGCGTGGCGGAGGTCGCGCCGATTGGCGGCTTCGTCCGCCAGTACCAGGTGCAGGTCGACCCCAACCGCCTGCGAACGTTCAACATCCCGGTCTCGAAGGTCATCGAGGCGGTCCGCGCGGGCAACAACGACGTGGGCGGCCGCCTCGTGGAGTTCTCCGGCGCCGAG
This portion of the Acidobacteriota bacterium genome encodes:
- a CDS encoding efflux RND transporter periplasmic adaptor subunit, translated to MKLLKVFLVLALVAAAFAGGFLARGGSGTTPPGRSAAAGARRILYYVDPMHPAYTSDKPGTAPDCGMALEPVYADEVGAAAPPSAERKVLFYRDPKVPSYTSRAPGLNPETGNTLEPVYAPGAEAAPPGTVHISPERQQLIGVKYATVTAEGGGRTIRTVGKVAFDERRIAHVHPRFEGWVEKVYVDFTGEVVRRGQTMLTVYSPEMLASQQELLLARKARDLMSANPLPSASTHGDSLFAAAKQRLQLWGLTDAQIEQVLRTGEPIRSIALPAPAGGFVTTRNAFPNQKVTPDSDLYTIADLSRVWIVADLFESDAASVRVGETARILVPYSDAPPLSAKVSYIQPEVDPATRTIKVRLDVGNPGTRLKPEMFVNAEFTVRGTPRLTVPADAVLDTGERQTVFIDRGNGYLEPRAVKIGERLGDRIAIDSGLAAGERIVASGAFLVDSESQLRAAVSAMAAPKGHEHD